The genome window CAGTAAAACTCACACTAACTTACCTTCAGAAACTCTATATACTACCCTCAAGCAAATTCTAGAAGTTGATGAAAAGAGAGCAGAAGAAATACTTTCGTTCTACGATGACTTATACAACGCTATAAAGGTGATAGCAAGATCAGTCAAAAGAGGTGGTTATGTATGCTTTGTCGTCGGAAAGAGGAGAGTTAGAAAAGTAGATCTTCCAACAGACGTAATTTCCGCTGAATTCTTCAGTAATGAAGGATTAGAACATATCAAAACAATAGTTAGACAAATCCACAACAAGAGAATACCAATCCAAAATTCTCCCTCCAACATAAAAGGAGATACTGACACAACAATGAAATATGAATATATTCTAATACTCCGTAAGTGATTACACTTAAATCAACCTTCAACAAGAGGATGTTCAAGAAATTGCCGAAAGGCTTTAGAGATTAGGTAGGAAGAAGAATGTGTCTGTGAAAGTATATTAAAACCATGACACTAACAGATAAAAGGTAAAAGGTTATAGAGGTGATAAGTCGTTTCAAGGGCTTGGGGAGAAGAGGAGAGAGGCTAACCCCCTCCCACAAATCAAAGACTCACTTTGTATAAAGGATAACATTAGTATTTACCGGCACAAAGGTTGTGATATTACTTCCATCAGAATTAGTAGCTATAAATGGATCAGTAAATTCTCCATTAACCATATCCTCAAAAACATTGTTAGCACCATTTTGATTTGCATCGTCAACAATACCAACACCTATCAAATTATTCCCCGATCCTGGATAAGCATAGTATACATAAGAATTCACCGATGTTTGATTAGTCAATTTTACCATTGATAGCACTCCTCCATCTATATCCTGAGCTCCTAGAATATATGAACAAAACCAAGCACCTGGATAGTTACGACTAGAATACGAACCATTTATAGCGATTTGGACTGATCGCTTTAGCTCCACAATACTCACAGCACTAGTTAATAAAAACTTCCTCAACATACACAATCACTTCAAGACACCAAATTTTGTGAAAGATGATAAGAAAGTTTAAAATAGACTTTCTAGCAATTCTGAATACTCTCTCTCCAAGTTGATACAAAGGTACAGAAAACCTTAAAATAACTCAAAAAATATCACTGGAGGGAAGTATGTCAGATGTGATAGTAGATATTATCGGAAGAGAAATACTTGATTCTAGAGGAAATCCCACCGTTGAGGTTGATGTAGTTCTAGACA of Brevinematia bacterium contains these proteins:
- a CDS encoding DNA methyltransferase; this translates as SKTHTNLPSETLYTTLKQILEVDEKRAEEILSFYDDLYNAIKVIARSVKRGGYVCFVVGKRRVRKVDLPTDVISAEFFSNEGLEHIKTIVRQIHNKRIPIQNSPSNIKGDTDTTMKYEYILILRK